The following nucleotide sequence is from Lytechinus variegatus isolate NC3 chromosome 12, Lvar_3.0, whole genome shotgun sequence.
GCGCCCTACATGCCAATCCGAAAGTACGATCCATCCTGCAGGACAGCGTGAAGATGCCTGAAGTCCGCATTGCAGAACCCGACAGTGCAGTCATTCGCaatgaggaagagaagaaaCCGGACATTCCCGATGTGGATGATCAACATAACCTGATTGAAGAGGAGGGTGCCATGGAGAAGGAAAATGGTAATATCTCTGGTGACGTAGAGGACGATAAAGACGTCGATGAAGACAATGACTTTGCAGGGATGAATGCCGAATTGTTTTCAAAGGTTCTGAAAACGCAGTATGATCATTCAACAAAATGTTCCGAAGAGAATTTGTTTCTGATATTGCTGATCAATTCCAAACCTGAGAACTTAGACTACCGGATAATGATCCGGGAAACCTGGGCAAATGCTCCTGACGCTGAGACACAAGGAGTGCTTGCTATGTTTGTTTTAGGAAAACCACGAGATCGACCAAGATTAGATGCTACAATCTATGAAGAAAACGATCGTTATGATGATATCATCTTGGGAGACTTCTATGAGGATTTCAGAAATTCGTCCTTGAAAGTACTTACAGGTTTGAAGTGGGTGTCTTCACATTGCTCCTCGGCGAAATTTGTATTTATAGGAGATGACCATATCTATCTAAACATGAACAGACTGGTCAAGTCTCTGCGAATCCTCCATGTTCAAGAAAACGACAAGAGTATGTGGCGTGGGCGGATTAGAAGTACCTCGAGAGCAATCCGTGACAAAAACAGTCTGTACTATGTATCAGAGCGCCTGTACGAACGATCAATATATCCTCCATTCTGCACCCTTGATGCTGGCTTCGTTCTTTCTATGTCTGCTGTTCATGAGCTCTATCGTGACTCCTTTGATAGATCTATAGTACCATTCGGAGATGTCCTCATAGGAATCGTTgctgatgaaatgaaatggaacgTTGTGGAGGATAGTCTGTTCAACTACAGAGATTATGAAAGCATTTGTGAATTTGGTAAGGTCTTTACTTTGAGAGGGATGTCGACacctgaaaaaataaaaactgtcTTTGACAAGATAAGTAACGAGACGTTTCTGCGTGAATGTCCAGATCCAGACCTTGACCTTGTGTTGACGGGTCTCGCTGATAATGAACCTTACTTAAACACCGTCCTGCAGATGGTTCACGACCACCCAAAATATTGTTACAATGATCAGGGTCAGGAGGACAAAATATTCATCCTTAATTTAGTGAGCTCTCTTCCACGTCATTTTGAAGCCCGGCAGGCGATTCGAGAAACGTGGGGTAGTCAGGATGAGATACTTGGTGAAAAGGTAAAGACTTTGTTTGTGATGGGCCTAACACAGAGGGACACGGAAGAGATTCAGAAGCAGGTTCAGATAGAGGATGACACCAATGGCGACATCATCCAAGCAGAATTCCAGGAGTCCTTCGGGAACCTCACCCTGAAGGTTGTCATGGGGTTGAAGTGGGTTACTCAGAACTGTCCTCACGCCACATACATCTACAAAGGAGACGACGACATGTTCGTCAATTTCCCGAACATCATTAATTATCTGAAAAAGGAGCGAAGCAGTGGCAAAGCCTTTAAAAAGTACTTCATGGGATCGGTGCTTTTCAGGAGTGTCCGCATCACCCGGAAAGACTCCAAGTATTATGTTAATGAGAAGTTCTACAGCGGTCGTTATTTCCCGCCGTACTGTTCGGGTGGTGGGTATATCATATCAACAGACGTAGTGCCCCCCATGTACGAGCAAGCACTGAAGACCGCCTTTATCCCGATCGACGATGCCTACCAAGGCATCTTGGCAAAGAAGGTGGGGGTTGTCCCCCAGTATAATGGAGGATTCAAAAACTGGGGTGAGAAGAGTGACACATGTTCCCTGAGAAGAGAAGAACTGATGACGATTCATGGGTTTAAGGACCCGGACGCCATGCACGAAGTCTGGCGAAACTTCACAGACACTTCCGTGAAGTGTGGGCATGATCGGAGGTGACGAAAATATAAGATCAGAGAGTTATattatcatgaatatgcattatCAAGTAATCTATTGAATAAAACATGACTTGAGCAGATGAACAATAAGTGCTTTTGTAAATATGAATCTACGAATGTTCTTATCATTGACATTTCCtttcatattgattttaatgacgTAATACATGGACATATAGCTTAGCTCAAATTTTGTCTTTCTCAACCTTTTCACTTGTATCAAAACGTTAATTTAAATTCTTACTTGTAATTCCATTTTGTATGTTCAATGTGGAGGAAGTTATCGTGCAATATAGCGCCATCGTGCGACGAAGTCCACCAGGTTATGAGAAGGGATTCTTGATATTCTGGTAAATACAGTTGGAGGGAACgagcgaaggggggggggggggtacgagCTCATACCTGATAATTTTGGTTATTAGAAAATTAATTAAAGGCTCAGTCTGTCAGAcgttatccccccccccacaaaaaatacTAATTGAAAGATTCTGGATATTTGTGACAATTTTCGTTGGAAACATACAAAATGCAAGCTAATAAATGACACAAGCCATATTCTATCAGTGTGGTACTGTataacatatatataaaaacattgGAATGTCAGGGACAAACCATTGATTAGATCAACACGCAGTGGTGGCTTATCTTTCAAATTAGAGATGTTCAGCACTAGGCCTCAGCACGAAGAAGTGCTTGAACATGAGTTCAAAGTACtattaaaatgttaatattcaatatcgttatgatcatcatcatcaccccgcCACCACCATCagtgtcgtcatcatcattatcaccaccacaatcatcttcatcaccaccaccattatcatcatgatgaGGCAATGTTCACGAAGTATGAGTTTAAAATCCtattaaaatattgatattattcaTTATCGTTATGATCATCATCccctccaccatcatcattatcaccaccaccatcatcattattatcgtcatcatcttcatcaccaccaccatcattatcataaacatcatcatcatcttaaacAATACCATCAACGTCATCATCACTAACGACAATCAACATAATTAACAACAGTTATATatatcagcagcagcagcagcagtattcattataatgttaacATAAGACGTTTGCAAGAGTATACATAAAGACTGTCGTATATATGTGGTCATTTTTGTTCAGTGTTTGTAAATAGACATATCACGGTATGTTTCATTTGACTAAAAGCGCTGAAATTATGTTCATCTTTATTTTAACTCGTATGCAATTTTGATAGCAGTAGgattcttttgaataaaattcaaaCATGATTGTTCATGTATTACTTACTCAGTCATACGTTACGTTTTGAATGACGTTAATGTTATTGTACGAATAACgttacattatcatgattattgtatgattttgCAAAGGTGTACCACAGAGTGAGGTGAAGACTTTCTCGAAAAGGTGGCCTTTACGTTCATTATTTATATTGTCTTTGATTATTAGTCGATTAAGTCATTGGTATTAATGATCCCTACTTTGTTCGTATAGTTTGATATTTTGTGAGAATAAATTTTGATTGCACCGCTCGCAAGAATGTAATCCTTATTTTGAGAATTCCAGGCGTGATCATCTCAAGTTTAAACATTTTCGAAATGTATGTCTAGATAGGGGAGAGGTGAGAGGGGCGGCGGCGGGGTGAATAGAACTGGATGGGAAACAAGATAAGTGGGCGCCAGGGTATAATATGGCGTAAGTTTTTTAAGAGTGGTATTTAATTTCAACTACCCAGATCCCtttctttaaatatttatttcccctaattttcattaaaaaataataatgattgaaCTCATGAAAATGGGCTACCACACCCCCCACCACGTGGCTCCACCCATGAGGGCAATTGTAGGTGTGACAAAGAGGCATGGAAGATGGTATGTTTTGAGAaatagagagaagggggggggggggctagggaGTGGGTGTGAAGGATGGTTTTCTTAGAGGGGTCGCGTGCTTCCGGGCATCAgtattgaatttatttcataacgaatagcaatttgtCGATCTTGTTATTAAGCATATGGATTTTCGATAAAGTGATAAAATCATGAAACAGAAGATAGATAACTCgtaaaatgtatttgtttttaatgattatgtgtgggtgtgtatgtgggtgtgtgtgagggtgatgGTTTGTGTATGTGTCGCATGCAAAGCAGAGCGAGCATGACTACAGGCGCGGCTTTTCCGACGGCGTCGGGGTCGTCAGCATTATAGGGTTATCAAACGTCTTCATCACCTTAATGTATAAaaactatttcataaaactttaacATAAGGACAACCAAGCATCGCTTTTCGTCACgcgtgagtttcatgtcacatggccaaggtcaaaggttatttagaaTCAATAAACTTTGACCATATTGGGAGTAACAACATCGGAATCTAAACCAAGGATAAGTTTTTGAAGTGTCATCAGAACTGTGAAAAATATGTTGACCTatgtcatgaaacttggacatatcaAGGGCAATGAAGTATATCTGATCATTTCGAATGAGTTTCAGAATGCATTACCAAGTTAATAGGTAATTTAGGGTACATGAAAATAGtattttcatcataatgaaTGTTTTTGTGATTAACTATTCATCTTATTTGTTTTCCTTCTCCATATTGCTGTCATTAGATTACTGGAATCTAACACcctatgaaaataaatttttaaaaatacaataatctcataaaatgaaaatatacgaGTTGAAAAACTAAAGAGGTTGCACGATGAAAATGTGAGATTTGTGATCTTAGGGCGTGTGTTCTAGAAAGAcatcaaaattgtatttcaaaaCCCATCTCCAttaacatgaaatatatttctggTTATTGCTTATGACACGTTATGTCTTGGAAGAACATCACAAAAGGTCATTTCTAATGTCACTCATTCCCTGATAATGAGTGTGGCAATGCAATGAAAtaacatacatgcatgtacttgCTCCAATGCTCTAGTGGTAAATGCCCGGTGCACAAGCTTCATACTCCTAATAGATGAGCGGCCAGAAGCCAAAAAGTGCCTTATTTCTTGACTTTAATCCCCCCGGctggatcaaagcaaaatcatacatcaaattaaaggaaattttctgaattttccGGAATTGGGCATTAAAAATGCCGTAATGTGTAGCATCACAATGGAAACCAGCCTTGAACAAGCCACGCCCAATTTAGAtacttattgaatatttatcacgaatattgattttttacctaTTAATTTAGATTATCAggtattttttctcattttcaaagGCTAGATCTACTATATATTGTAAGAATAATTACTGAAAAACaacttagcatgaattttatgaacactttctcagaaattgttgcctagcaacataaCTTTCCATAGCAACCATTTAGCTCCTTAAGGAAAccacttattttttcatttcaaaccaaacttttaactttttaactaGGTTGAATTAAACCAAGTaagttacaccaatgaaattacataaattattatttaaaaataatgtaaagaaCTGAAAACCCCCATTTAAGCTATTGAGAACCTCAAATTAATTTGCTATGGTCAACCGGACACACCCCTTCACATCGTACAAATCgccattttattgttcattttgactacaTTGTTACAGATACTTGTACGTACAAGGCACATACTTTATACTATTTTGTGGTGAAAACGTTGATTGAGTGAATAATTCCTGATCAATTATCTTGTCTTCaatagaacaacaacaaaatgaccATTTCACATTATCCATGGATACCAATTTGTTGCCTAGCAACGACTATTTTCCATAGCAACGACTATATTAACACTCTTTTCCCTGGACAAATCTGTGGAAAATAGTCCATTATGAGCAATAATCCTgaaacaattatcattataGATGTCTACAAACTCGTTTTAAGTAATCATTCAACAAACTGTCTATTTTATAGCTTCCATGGAGTCAAATGTGTTGCCCAGAAACAATATTCCCTAGCAACGGCTATGTTACCACTCTTCATCTCGGCTAAATGTGTTGATGAAGTTGTGCCttagagtaaaaatattgagagAATTAACATATCATAGTTTGTAATCGATTACAATATTCCGGATTTTACCATTATGTACTGACACAATTTCATTGCCTAGTAACACTATTTACCTTAGCAACGATATGTTTCCCCCTAACGAATTTGGGGGAAAATCATCCACTTTTAAGTGGATGATGTTATTGTACCATTTTGTACAATAATATACCTACATGCATACTGGCAATGGTAAAGTGAAGGACATCCCTTTATTTCTCTTAtttctaaaaagaaatcatctaTACTTGTATGTATATTGCTTGTCTACCTATTCTAAACATGAGCATGGTATTTATACTTTATCGTTTAAAAAAGAGCAGCTTCAAAgagaaatttaaatgtttttgcagataaaaatagaataatattGTTTGGATGATtcataaactgaaactgaaatagTTGCTGGGTACAtagcatttttctttcttttttagtttGCTACAGCATTGATGATATGATAAAATGGACAACACTACTATTTAGGCACAGTCCctgattaaaactttgatcaTACAGTGGGCCTTCACCTAAGGCTtgtacagatattttttttcaatttcagggCCCTCCTATACTAGTACTCAGTTAGGTCATTGGCAAAGGCTTTTGGctgcatatttacatgtagattactTTCTTCGAGTGAATATGGAATGGTTAACAAATGGATCTCTCTTGTCAAATAGTACCTAATCACCCATGCATATCCATCTTCCAAAGTTGTGTCTGTGTTGAGGTTGTAGCCCAAAGATGCCAAAGCTGTGAGTTCGACAAGTTTCTGATGAAACTTTAATACTATTAATAGGTGTCAGAAGTTTAATCACAGGGAATTTATTATGTCACTTTCAATCTgataactgtcaagaaatcagaaGGATGAAAGTATGAAAACTTGGGATCTTAagccttaatattttttttatatttttattctttttaaaacaagtgcacacctagttaccaataatgcatacagcatttccatttatttgaaagcaggataaaagagcattgtagatcaactgccttgctcacgggaataggtgccgcggccggggatcgaaccccggactttccatgtatatagtcaggcgccttagaccactcggccacggcaccacCTTAATATGATGTTTTTTacccgattgctaagaaagcatgaatgcttgtaagcaaacaactagaggaccgacggcttaatgTCCTCTCCAAGACCTGGTAATTAGGGTGTAATGAGGATGTGCCTTAAAAAAGAGCACTAATACACCAAGTGAGAATCAATccaggtcaccggaatccgaaacccccgctctatcatgtctatcgaCTGAGCTATCATTCCCGATCAGGCCAAGAAAAGGACAATAAAACCATTAAGGATAGAAAGGCTTACTAAAGTGGGAGATGTTTTCTATGTCTAAGTGTCATGTAATATGTCATGAGGTTTGCACACATCTGCTGAATAGAGACAACCAGGGTGGGGCATACAACAAAAGTCCCAGAATATAGAGAGGAGGCATATCAGCTTATGTAATCTTTGATGTTGTCTTCCGGGTATTTTCTGCTACAGCAATAGTGTCAGTGACTGCGATGGTTAAAAACTGATGCCTTAAATACTCAGTTTAAAAAAGATGTCGGAAAGAATAGACAAGGATTCCTCTCAACATGCATACATATGTAAAGGACGTTGACATGGGTAAAGCTTCAGAAAACAGGTACAGATGCctctattgtcatgattgttgggcTCAAACTAACGCTACTGTTCGTTCCATGGAGATTTAGATCAATGTAAATCTTCAAACACATCCATGGTATAAGAaatatttctgagaaaatatatgaaactgAAAATTGGGATGATATATCTACAGTATTGGTAAAACATGCTGATACTAATAATACTAATGCATCTgcatttgtaatgatgatttcttCAAATGATAAGGCTGGAATATTTAAATTACAGCCATAATTTTGTATCACTACTTGAATGGAGTagaaaaacattgaattgaacaaTAATCTCTAAAGTAATAATCACTCCTCAGTGTGCCAAAACGGACTCAGTGATGATCTGGCAAGTTTAACTCCTTACTGTGCTATAAATCATCTCTGTTCCGATCCAGAAAGACTCAAACTTAGTGTATTCCACCGTAAGAACAGAGAGCAGATCAAAAACTGAGGGTCAGGTGGTAACAAGCCAACCTACCTTGGCGTCATTGTAGACCGTTCTTTTTTCATACAAAGAACATGCTGccaaaacaaatgcaaaatttggAGCAAAGGAATATCATTCTGAAGAAGCTGGGAAACATATGGGGAATTGATAGATGCCAAATCTCTCTTTACCACAGCTCTGACTTTATGCTTCTGCACTGCTGAGTACGCAGCCCTTGGTgctaaatattgaccccaaatctTGAATGGAGCTTGCAGAGCCATCACTGACTGCCTGTGACTAAAAGAAGTGGGTAATCTTTACCTACTATGTATTATTGCGCCCACCGTACGTCAGAAGAGAAGTCATCAGcacagatgaaagaaaaaaacaatcaagaacATAGTTTACCACTCGTCAATCATGAGCCTGCAACGAGACTCACATCTAGACACAGTTTTCTCTGCTCAATAGAATCCCTTGATGACTCTGCTCGCATAAAAGCGTCACCCACTGGTCTAACAATCTCCAGTCTGTGATGCACAATCTCACCTACGGACTTAGTACGTTACTCTCCAGGTCCAAGTGAAGAATGGCCTACCTGATCTTGTTGAACCGCCCATGGGGCTACAATAGGATTGCAGAAACTTCCTGCAACTGTAAGGATGATCACAGGATACAACACTTTTTTGGCATACCCCTCCTACCAGAGCTTTGAACTGCCACTGCCTTTGCCACTGCACTCGAGTCTTTTCacaggaaagctacatgtagatcatgtACCATTATCAGGACATGACATCTTTAATGAGCTAAGAAGAAGTCTGTCATTAATTATCTGACTGGTAGAATACACCTATTTATGGTAATCTGacatttggggaaaaaaatgattatttggtcATGGGTTGTTGGATGGGGGAGGAGACAGTGACTTAATTGGTTCCTGATGGGGTTGTCGGTTAggccatggacctaggtccatggtgaGGCCAAAACTTTGCTGAAAACGGTGCCTATATTCTGAATGTTAGTGTTTTAAGGGGAAATTtacaatttgtcagtgaaagagCAAAGATATTCGATGCTAA
It contains:
- the LOC121424932 gene encoding uncharacterized protein LOC121424932, with translation MVLRTSIIEGLLFLLVVIYMAKVIVVMTYLDASKEALMGQRDSAEVIRGQEGALHANPKVRSILQDSVKMPEVRIAEPDSAVIRNEEEKKPDIPDVDDQHNLIEEEGAMEKENGNISGDVEDDKDVDEDNDFAGMNAELFSKVLKTQYDHSTKCSEENLFLILLINSKPENLDYRIMIRETWANAPDAETQGVLAMFVLGKPRDRPRLDATIYEENDRYDDIILGDFYEDFRNSSLKVLTGLKWVSSHCSSAKFVFIGDDHIYLNMNRLVKSLRILHVQENDKSMWRGRIRSTSRAIRDKNSLYYVSERLYERSIYPPFCTLDAGFVLSMSAVHELYRDSFDRSIVPFGDVLIGIVADEMKWNVVEDSLFNYRDYESICEFGKVFTLRGMSTPEKIKTVFDKISNETFLRECPDPDLDLVLTGLADNEPYLNTVLQMVHDHPKYCYNDQGQEDKIFILNLVSSLPRHFEARQAIRETWGSQDEILGEKVKTLFVMGLTQRDTEEIQKQVQIEDDTNGDIIQAEFQESFGNLTLKVVMGLKWVTQNCPHATYIYKGDDDMFVNFPNIINYLKKERSSGKAFKKYFMGSVLFRSVRITRKDSKYYVNEKFYSGRYFPPYCSGGGYIISTDVVPPMYEQALKTAFIPIDDAYQGILAKKVGVVPQYNGGFKNWGEKSDTCSLRREELMTIHGFKDPDAMHEVWRNFTDTSVKCGHDRR